The Fundidesulfovibrio terrae genomic sequence GGGGCAGCCGTCCCGGGAGGCCCCCTCCGGATTGGGCGGAGAGGGAGTCTTGGCCCGCCGCCAGGAGGCCATGGGAGGCTCGCCGCGCCAGATGGGCACGCTTGCCTCCCCATGCTCGGGGCAGGTGCGGGTGAGGCGCACCACGCCGCCCGAACCCACGCGCCGCGCGGGCAGGCGCTTCAGGCACACCGGGCACAGGCTCGACGTGTCGCCCAGATGATCGCCGGACATGGATTACCGCCCCGCCTCGGACGGGTCCACGCCCATGCCGGTCAGGATGGTCAGGATCTGCGCCCAGGCTTCGCCGATCAGCTCGGCGCAGCGGCTCAGGTCCGGCTTCTCCTCGAAGCATTCGCCCAGGATCTCCGCGCAGGCCGTTCCGCCGTATGGGGTGGTGCGCTCGGTGAACCAGTCCACGAATTCCGATACCGCCAGGTCGGCCTTGTCCGACGGGGATTCCTCGTCCGAACCCTTGCCCAGGTAGAGCGACAGCACGCAAGCCCCGCCGCTGAGCACGCCGCAGGTCCTGCCGCACTGCCCCATGCCGTGGCACAGCCCGCCCAGCGCCCGGACGAGACCCGGGTTTTCCTCCCCCCGGGCCTGGAGGGCCAGGAGCCCCAGCATCTGGCTGCAGCAGTAGCCCTTGGCCGCCAGGGGCAGGATGTCCAGGAGATAACCGCTCATACGTCCTCCGCTGTCGCGATGCACAGATAGTAGCCGGGCCGGCCCGCGCCCGAGCAGCCGATGCCCAGCTCCGCCCGGTCGAGCCCGGCGAAGACCAGGCGCCCGGCCAGCTCGGCCAGGAGCCTGCTATGGTCCTCGAAGACGCGCACGCAAAAACCCGCGCCGCGCAGGCGGTCCTCCATCTCGGGCCGGGACACGGCCCCGGAGGCGCACCCGGCCGCCCTGGGAGCGAGGGCGTCCACGGGGTCGCGCAGGTAGATGTCCGTCAGCAGGAGGAGTCCGCCGGGAGCGAGAATGCGGCGCATTTCCGCGAGCGCCAGACGCGGATCGCGGGTGACGGTGAGCACGCATTCGCACAGCACGGCCGCGAACGCTCCCGAGCGCAAGGGGATGGCCTCGGCCGTGCCCCGCACCAGCGCGCCGGCCGGGCCAGACGCTTCCAGTTCGCGGGCCTCGGCCAGAAGGCGCGGCGACGGGTCCAGGCCGATGGGGGTAAATCCCTGCCCGGCAAGCAGCTTGAGACTTGCTCCCCGGCCGCAGCCTACGTCGGCCACGGGCGCTCCCGGCGCGAGCAGGCAGTGCTCCAGGGCCAGGGAGGTGAGCCGCGTACCGCCCGGGCGCAGGGCTTGCCCGGCCACGTCGCGGAAGGCTTCGCGTTCGAAGAGCGGGACCGGGTCCATGCTACTTGTCCTCCAGCAGCTGTTCCACTTCGGCCATCTTGCCCAGGGCCAGGTTCTCCGGTGCCAGCACCAGCCCGCATCCGGGGCACGTGAGCAGGGTGATGGTGAAGGCGCTGCCCAGATAGCCGGCCACCACCGGGCCGGGAACGAGCTGCGTCCCGCAGGAGCAGGACCAGTCGCCGTCGCCGGGCAGGTAGACGTGCTGGCCGCCCGCGCCGGTCTGTCCGGAATGCGCCCCCTGGCCTCCATCCCCGGCCGGTCCGGTGAGTTCCATGCGGTGGCTCCAGGCCCGCGTGACTAGAAGTCCCGCGCTCTCGCGCCGGTATTCCACCCAGTAGGTCACACGCCGGGGCCTGAGGCTGGCCAGCATCCGGCCGGACGCTTTTTCCACGAACATGCGGCCCGTGCGCTCGGCCTCGCCCAGCACGGCCTGAACGTCTTCGCGCAGGATGCGCCGTTCCTCCATCAATTCGGGTACGCCCGGCGCGTAGGACACTGCCACCCGGTCCGGTCCGCCCGAGGTTTCCTCGCCCCACACCTCGTGCAAAAGCGCTTCCTTCAGGCGGGCGCGGTTCTCGTGGCGCTGGGAGAAGCCGGGGCCCTTGGCCGCCGGGTCCGTTTCCGGAGCGGGAAAGAGGAAGTCCAGCACGTGCCAGGCCCGTTTGCCCTCGGCGGACAGCCTGTCGCGGCACATGGAGCACGACGCGGCCACGTCCAGTGGTGTCTCCCCGGCCCGGCGCGCGGCCACGGTCCGGGCCATGGCCGGGTTGGCGTTGCCCATGAGCCCGCCGTAGCCGCAGCACTCGGTGAATTGGCCCGAGAGCGCCAGTTCCTCGAAGGGGACATCCGCGTGGCGCAGGGCTCGACGCACGGCCTGGCGCACCGGCTCGTCGTGGCGCAGGGTGCAGGGGTCGTGCACGGCCACCGGGCCTGCGGGACGCGCGCCGGAAGGGGACGGCAGTCCGGTCTGCCCGAAGGCTTCCCAGAGGGACATGGGGGCGAGTTCCGGGAGGCGCTCCCGGAACACCGCCAGGCACGAGGAGCAGGCCGTGATCACCCGCGGGGCGCCCAGGCCCTTCCAGAGAGCGCGGAGTTGTTCGGCGGACTCATCGAAGAGGTCGTCGCGCCCTGCCCACCGGGCCGGAATGCCGCAGCAGCGAAGCATCAGTCCCACCCCGCCCGGCAGGCGCTGCCGCAGGAAGGCGTATACGGAGGCCGCGTGGTGCGGGTGGGAGGCTGCCAGCTGGCAGCCGGGGAAGAACAGGAAGGCGCTTGCGTCCTTGCCCGGTGCGTTCCTGGCCAGGGCGAAGCCTTCGCTGTTGCTCGCGGCCATGTCCTCCAGGGCGAACTCGTGGGCGGACGGGGGCATCTTGGCGCGTTCCACCATGTCGCGCCGCGCGGTGATGCACAGATCGCCCATGTGGAAGCGCTCCGGGCAGACCTCGGCGCACAGCCCGCACAGGCTGCACGAGTTGATCATGGTGTTGGCCTGGTGCACGCCCTGGACGATGGCCGCGTTGTTGTAGATCTGGCGGGCGTATTTCTTGGGATAGCCCTTGTAGTGTTCCAGGTAGGCGCAGACCTTGACGCACTCCAGGCACTGGCAGTCCAGGCAGCGGGCGGCCTCGCTCGCGGCCTCCCCGGCGCTGTACAGGCCCTCCGCACCGGCGGGGACGATCCGGGCGCTTAGCTCCACCCCTTTGAGCGAGGTGAAAAGCCGCGTTGCGACCGGCCCCTCCTTCTCGCGCGAAGCGGTGAGCGACGCCCCGGACATGTGCCGGTCCATGGAGGCCGCCGCGCGCCTGCCGTCGGCCGCCTCGGAGATGGCCGAAAACGTCCCGTCCGGGGCGGGCCAGCCGCCGCAGAACACCGCCGATGCCCCGGCTTCTTCCTGCCCGGGGCCTGTCGATGGGGAAGGTCCCGCGCCCCTGCCCGCGTCAGGGCACCGCAGCGTCAGGGGGTCCACGTCATCGCGCCGGGCCGGGCACCAGGGCGCGCCGTATTCCACGAACACGGCGTCGAACCCGCGGCGCGCCTCTTCGAAAATCTGGGGCGAAAATTCCTGCCCGGGGCGAAACTCCAAGCCCATGGCCGACATCCTGGCGATTTCGCGCTCGAGGTCGGCCGGGGGCAGGATATCCTCGGGCATGGCCCGCAGACGCCCGCCCGGCGCGTCGCCGGGGAAAATCATGGTGACGCCGAAGCCCTTGCGGATGAGGTCCCAGGCGCAGGTCAGGGCGGAGAGGTCCGACCCCAGCACTCCGGCCATCTTGCCCTTCCCGGGCAGCACCAGGGGCTTGGGGCCGGGACGCGAAAGGCGCACGCAGGCCCGCTCAAGCGCTCCGATGGCCAGCGGCTCGCCGGCCTCGCGCCGCTTGCACACGTCCTCGCAGGGATGGTCGCAGATCGCGCCAAGCACGGCGGGCAGGGGCATGGTCTTTTCGAGAATCTTCCGGGCCGCGTCGAAATCTCCGGCCTTCATGCGTTCCATGAAGGCGCGCGCGTCCACGTGGATGGGGCAGGCCGCCTGGCACCAGGGCGGCTCCTCCTGGATGCAGCGTCTTTCCCAATCGCGCAGATCCTGCTGTTCCATGTGACATCCATGGGTTGAGGGAGCGGGCGTTTTTCGCCCGCTCCCTCTTTGCGGTTCATTCGGTTTGCGCCTCGGGGCGCTTTCGTCTCGACGTTACTTCGCGGCCGCAAGGCCCGCCAGCACCTTTTCCGGCAGGGCCGGGAGTTTGGTGATGCGCACGCCGCAGGCGTCGTAGATGGCGTTGATGACCGCCGCGTGGGGGCAGGTCAGGGGCAGCTCGCCCGAACCCGACGCGCCGTGCGGACCGTGGGCGCGCGGAGTCTCCACGTACATGAGCTCGATGTCGTCGGGAATCTGCAAGGCGTAGGGGAAGCCCGCGCCCACCAGGGTGGAGTGCTTCTTGATGTCCTCGAAGTCCTCGGTGAGGGCCAGGCCGATGCCCTGGGCGATGCCGCCGAACATCTGGCCGTCCACCACGAGCTTGTTGCAGATGGTGCCCAGGTCGGCCACCAGGGTCATCTTCTCCACGGTGACCTTGCCGGTGGCCACCTCGACGGCTACTTCGGACATGAACAGGCCATACATATAGCAGCTGAAGGGGTTGCCCACGCCGTTTTCGTCGCAGTGGGTGGCCGGGGCGGTCCACTGGCCGGTGTACTTGGTGGGGATCTTCTCGGCCACCATCTCCTTGTAGGTGCGGTAGGTCTTGTCGGCCTTGCGCATGCCCGCCATGAGGAGCTCGCAGCCAGCCACGATGGCCTTGCCCACCATCACCTGGGAGCGGCTGCCGCCCGCCGGGCCGGAGTTGGGGGCCACGCTGGTGTCGTTCATCACCAGCCTGATCTGGTCGGGCCTGATGCCCATGGGGCGCAGGGCTTCGTGGGCGGTGGCGAGCGTGCCCATGTCCGCGCCCTGGCCGTGGTCCTCCCAGGTGTTGAAGATGGTGATGGTGCCGTCGGGACCCAGCTCCACGTACGCCTCGGAGGCGTCTGGGCCGTCGAGGCCTGCGCCGTACACGCCAAGCGAGATGCCCACGCCGCGCTTGGTCCCGGCGGTGGAGTTCTTTTTCGCCTTGGCCTTGGCGGCCTCGTACTTGGGACGCAGCTTGTCGATCATCTCGGGCAGGCTGTAGACCTCGGGCTCCTGGCCATTGGGGGTGGTGTCGCCCTTGCGGTAGCAGTTGAGGTAGCGCAGCTCCAGGGGGTCCATGCCGATCTTCTCGGCCAGCTCGTCTATGAGCACTTCCGAGGCGAACTCGCTC encodes the following:
- a CDS encoding DVU_1555 family C-GCAxxG-C-C protein, with translation MSGYLLDILPLAAKGYCCSQMLGLLALQARGEENPGLVRALGGLCHGMGQCGRTCGVLSGGACVLSLYLGKGSDEESPSDKADLAVSEFVDWFTERTTPYGGTACAEILGECFEEKPDLSRCAELIGEAWAQILTILTGMGVDPSEAGR
- the trsM gene encoding DVU_1556 family methyltransferase, yielding MDPVPLFEREAFRDVAGQALRPGGTRLTSLALEHCLLAPGAPVADVGCGRGASLKLLAGQGFTPIGLDPSPRLLAEARELEASGPAGALVRGTAEAIPLRSGAFAAVLCECVLTVTRDPRLALAEMRRILAPGGLLLLTDIYLRDPVDALAPRAAGCASGAVSRPEMEDRLRGAGFCVRVFEDHSRLLAELAGRLVFAGLDRAELGIGCSGAGRPGYYLCIATAEDV
- a CDS encoding pyridine nucleotide-disulfide oxidoreductase/dicluster-binding protein; translation: MEQQDLRDWERRCIQEEPPWCQAACPIHVDARAFMERMKAGDFDAARKILEKTMPLPAVLGAICDHPCEDVCKRREAGEPLAIGALERACVRLSRPGPKPLVLPGKGKMAGVLGSDLSALTCAWDLIRKGFGVTMIFPGDAPGGRLRAMPEDILPPADLEREIARMSAMGLEFRPGQEFSPQIFEEARRGFDAVFVEYGAPWCPARRDDVDPLTLRCPDAGRGAGPSPSTGPGQEEAGASAVFCGGWPAPDGTFSAISEAADGRRAAASMDRHMSGASLTASREKEGPVATRLFTSLKGVELSARIVPAGAEGLYSAGEAASEAARCLDCQCLECVKVCAYLEHYKGYPKKYARQIYNNAAIVQGVHQANTMINSCSLCGLCAEVCPERFHMGDLCITARRDMVERAKMPPSAHEFALEDMAASNSEGFALARNAPGKDASAFLFFPGCQLAASHPHHAASVYAFLRQRLPGGVGLMLRCCGIPARWAGRDDLFDESAEQLRALWKGLGAPRVITACSSCLAVFRERLPELAPMSLWEAFGQTGLPSPSGARPAGPVAVHDPCTLRHDEPVRQAVRRALRHADVPFEELALSGQFTECCGYGGLMGNANPAMARTVAARRAGETPLDVAASCSMCRDRLSAEGKRAWHVLDFLFPAPETDPAAKGPGFSQRHENRARLKEALLHEVWGEETSGGPDRVAVSYAPGVPELMEERRILREDVQAVLGEAERTGRMFVEKASGRMLASLRPRRVTYWVEYRRESAGLLVTRAWSHRMELTGPAGDGGQGAHSGQTGAGGQHVYLPGDGDWSCSCGTQLVPGPVVAGYLGSAFTITLLTCPGCGLVLAPENLALGKMAEVEQLLEDK